The genomic DNA ATCACTGATTGGACTTGTGCCGGACTGAGAAAGTATTCTGGCTTTGACCAGGTAGGCTCCGAACTATTGGGCGAATCACGTATTGTCGGTGAAATAGAGTTCTGCTACTGGGCACTCGAAAATCACATAGGTGATTGACTTGGCAATAATTCATGGAGTTACCCCCAGAAGAAACGGCGATATCAATATCCTAGCCGATGTACTGCTCAAGGCTTTATTATTATTAATGGTTCCAATAATGGCGAGTGTCTCCAATATCCTTGAGGTGGATGGACAATCGCAATTAAGAGTGGTAGGCCTGTTTTATACAATAGTGAATTCACGTGTCGTCTTTACTTCAAATCCCCTGCTAGTGATCTTTACGCTTTTTGCAATATCTCCAGTGGCCTATTATAAATATAAGATAAACATCCGCGGTCGAAAATTGGGTTCATTGAATCTTGTCTATCGATGTTTGGTAACAACGTTCATACTGGTCTTCGTTCTGGCCATTTTTAGTAGTAATTTTGGCGATTTTGGTTACGTCGTCCTCGCGGATCTATATATTTCAGGAAGTGGCTTAATCGGTTCATACGTGACCTTACTCGTGCTTTTTATGGTGGTCTATCCGGAAATATATTATCAATTTAATGCGATTGTCTTGTCTCGCAAGTTGAAAAAAAGCAGTGTACGACCCAGTGAGATCATATCCTTGGAAGATTCGGAGTCTTCAATATATATGCGACTAAAGACTGGCCTCTCAGGTCTCTTGATCATAGCGGCAATGGCTTTTATCCCACTAATTTTTATCGATCAGTTTCAGGTCAATGATTCTATTATTCAATCGCATGTTGGATTATTCATGCCCTTTATTTTTATTAGATATTCTGTTCTAACAGCAACCTTTGATATTGTGGCGTGGTCCGTCCTTCAGTTTCTGATTGTCGCTGTTGAGATGTCAGGTGATTTTCTCTTTGTACGCCAATTTATTAAATATTTGTTGAACGAGTCCACAAAGTTACGTCTACTATTGGTCACGATTATCTCTTATTGGGTGACGATAGCACAGATAGGATTTTCATTTGCAACAGCATCGTCAACTTCAGGTCCATTCTCAACGTACTCGTTTCTTGCACCTCTAGTACAGGTGGTCGGTTTTCTCCTTTTGCAGACCGGGATTCTGAAGAGAGCTGATTTCAAGATCGAACCAGATGTTGCACCCGAGACCGTGCCACCTACATCTACAACTGAGATCCTTGTGAGAGTTCCCATAACCTACTTGATCAAATCAAAAATATGGAGCTGGAAATATGGAAGACACAAAAGATCTGATTGAGAGTATGCCTCTGCCTGAGGTGTATCGATTAGCAGGAATGCTGAAAGTTCCACTGACTCAGCGGGTACTACGTCGTTCGATACTTATCGATAAAGTCGTCAGTGCGATAGACGAGTTGGACTTGTTCACTGAACGGCCGTCACTGAAAGATCCAGCTATTGAGATCACGAACTTGAAAAAGAAATTCGGAAAGACAATGGCAGTCCGAAACTTGGATCTTGTTGTCCATCCCGGAGAGATAGTCGGACTCGTGGGGCCTAATGGGGCGGGGAAGACCACATCACTGAGAATACTTGCGGGAATCATTCGGCCGACATCTGGTGCCGTAAAGGTAAATGGTATTCCCATGTCGGATAATGCAATTGATGCTAAGCGTGACATTGGCTATATCCCCGAGCGACCATCATGCTACGAGAGCCTACGAGTACGTGAGTACCTCTCATTTATTGCTAAGATCTATGGTGTCCCGCCAATCGAGGCGGCTATTCGTGTCTACGAATTTTCACACATGCTCCAGCTCTATCAGTATATTGACTCCTATATTGGTACGCTCTCAAAAGGGAATCTTCAGCGTACGTTGTTAGCTGGTATTTTTGTGCGGCCTGAACCGTATATTCTTGCATTTGACGAGCCCATTTATGGTCTGGACCCACGAGGTGCATGGAGCCTCAAACAGCATATTCGCCGTCTGAGAAATAGGGGGTCCGCCATCCTGATCTCCACGCATATTCTTGAGGTCGCTGAGGATCTCTGTGATCGGTTTGTCATTATGCATGAGGGACGAGTTGTTGGGCAAGGAACGTATGACGAGCTTCATGAACAGTTTCCCGACACTCAAAATCTAGAGGAGATATTTTTAGAATTAACTGGCGGCATACCACAGGAGTGATTGCAATCATGACGGCCCCCTGTCGTACAACTACTCTTCTACTTAACGAGATCCGTCTGATGTGGAATCAGTTCAAGCGAAGCTTGACCACTCCCAGTATGTTGATGTTCTATTCGATCATGCTGGTAGGGGCATTTTTCATTAGTTGGACGCTCTCGTTTCTTGGTACGGCTGTTTATTTAGAGGGGCATCTGGTGACCCTGCTGGTTGACCTGATAAGCGTAGAAAACGTACTGAGCATTTTGGGTTTCTTCACGGCTGGTGCAGTCATTGGTGGCTATCTCGGACTGGGGCCCGCGGCTGTGCTACAACCTCCTGATGAGTACATTCTCATGCCCGCCCCTCTCAGACCTCATCAGGTGTTTATGTCACGATATGTTCGTCGAGTCATCAGAAAGATCGTATATCTTGTTGTTGCATTGCTCATTCTTCAGCCAGTTCTGACAAGTCTTCAGGTCTCGTCCTTGTCATTCATTGCATTGTTTGGCACAGTCATAATATATCTCGAGACTAATTATATGCTAAGTGGAGTGGCATTCTATCTTCGAAGACTAAGCTATCGCATTCCTCAGCGGCCGCTTCGCTATGTACTTCTAGGTCTCCTGCCGCTTGTCTTGATTATAGCGACGCAGCCAATGTTCAATACAAACTCCGCGTCAATAATGCTGGTCTTTAGCAGTCTTATTGGTTTACTTCTCCTGCACATGTTAGGTCTGATCACAATTAATCCAATACAGGGAGTTGCACTCGGAGTTGGTATCTGGTTCATCAGTTTCTATCTGCTAGTGGCCACTTTCTCAACACAGGACTACTATGAGGCATTTACATCACGACAGACAAAGAATATTTCCGAGAGCCGTATCTGGCGGATCATTCATGGAGAGGTCGATTTCTCCAAGACACGATTTAATGATCCCATGATGTGGGTCTTTCTCAAAGACTTCTGGAGCCGGATGCGTATGTCAACGCAGTTTTGGAAGTATGTGACTGCACTTGTTGGCACGATCGGTGCGATTCTTCTCTGGATGGCCCCCATCGATATCTTGCCTTCCCTTAATGTGAACCCTGCCAGTATTGCACCAGCCTTCATGATCATTCTTCTTCTTATAATTCAGTTGGCAAGTCTCTCGGCTCTTCTCTCCTTTGTTGATGAGAAGGACAATATCTATCTCTTGAAGGCCAGCCCGTTTAAGCGAACAGATATTGTCTTGGCCAAATATGTCGGCAGTGTTCTTGACTCTGCAATCTCTCTGACTCCTTTACTTCTCTTCATCGAGTATATGTTCAGAGAATTTTCGATCGAACCGCTGCTGGTGCTTGTCGGTCCATTACTCCTGGTCTTTTGTGCCTCTGGTGTGATGATCGGGGCGTATGTTCCAGTTCTTACTAATGAGCCTCAGAATCCTCCTGTCCCGCTTGTATTTTCATACCCCACTCTTAATCTTGTAATCGGAGGAGCTTTTGTCTTGTTTGTGATCAGTAATCCCGGAGCAATACTTCTCTGGGTCATACCTCTCTTTACCATTGGCTTCGTATTCCTGTTCATGATGCTCGCAACACATGCTCTACAATCATTCAAATGATCACTAATCACGTCCCGCGAGTCGAAGTGCATTCGCAACTACGATGAAGGTCACGCCCATATCTCCAGCCGCGATCGCTAACCACAACGGTGCAAGTCCCAAGACTGCGAGGATTGCAACAATCCCTTTTGCTCCAAGGGAGAAGGCAACATTTGTACGAATGATCCTCATTGTTCTTCGTGCTTTCTTGACAAGCTGTGGCACTCGTGAGATGTCGTCTTTCATCAGTGCGACATCAGCAGCCTCAATGGCTGCGTCACTTGATGCAGCCCCCATCGCTACAGAGACATCCGCTCGTGCAAGTGCAGGCGCATCATTGATGCCATCTCCTAACATCATTACCGTTCCAGATTTAGACAGCTCTTCAACTATTCTCACTTTGTCAGCAGGCATGAGGTTGGCCCTAACCTCATCGATCCCAAGCTGTGACGCCACCTCTTCTGCAGTCTGCTGATTATCACCTGTTACCATGATGGATCTAAGACCCATGTCCTTTAGTCTCTTGATCGTTGCCGCACTGTCACGTCGTGTCGTATCACCCAATGAGATGGTCCCGAGATGCCTGTCGCCCCGAAAGACATAGACCAGTGATCCATTTCCACAGTGATGGCCTTCTTTGATCGCGACACGTACCTTTTCGGTCGAGAGCAGTTTTAGGTTGCCTGCTCGATGGGTCGTGCCACTTATGTTTCCTGCAACACCCATCCCCGGCATGACTCGAAATTCGTCAACATCTGATAGTTCCAATCCCCGCACCTGAGCCTCCGCTAATATGGCCATTGCGATCGGGTGTTCAGATCTCTGTTCGAGCGAGGCTGCAACCCGTAGAATCTCATCTCCATCAAATTCTGAATGTAAGCATACGTTCTGAACCTGAAGCCGCCCTTCTGTGAGAGTCCCTGTCTTGTCGAAGGCTACTGTCGTGACCTTACTCAGGGTTTCAATATGACGGGAGCCTTTTACCAGTATTCCGTTCTTCGCAAAGCCGGTGATCGCCGACACCATGCTTACGGGAATAGCAATTGCAAAGGCACAGGGACAAGAAGTCACCAGTAATGTGAGACCCCGATAGAGCGCTTGTTGAGGTGTTGCTCCGGCAATAAATGAAAACAGTGCGAGTAAGAGTGAGGCTGCCACAACTATTGGAGTATACCTGTGCGAGAATCGTGAGACCATGCTCTCCGTTCGTGACTTGTTCTTCTGT from Candidatus Thorarchaeota archaeon includes the following:
- a CDS encoding ABC transporter ATP-binding protein, whose amino-acid sequence is MEDTKDLIESMPLPEVYRLAGMLKVPLTQRVLRRSILIDKVVSAIDELDLFTERPSLKDPAIEITNLKKKFGKTMAVRNLDLVVHPGEIVGLVGPNGAGKTTSLRILAGIIRPTSGAVKVNGIPMSDNAIDAKRDIGYIPERPSCYESLRVREYLSFIAKIYGVPPIEAAIRVYEFSHMLQLYQYIDSYIGTLSKGNLQRTLLAGIFVRPEPYILAFDEPIYGLDPRGAWSLKQHIRRLRNRGSAILISTHILEVAEDLCDRFVIMHEGRVVGQGTYDELHEQFPDTQNLEEIFLELTGGIPQE
- a CDS encoding cation-translocating P-type ATPase; the protein is MSQTETPVCTVCGIDEENENEDFTREYILTSIAVLLFGIALFLDLLLAEHLSAKIIFVAVTGIAGREIIPRGIRGAARIHLDINFLMTFAAISAIIIDAAAEGALVMLLFSIAELLESRANHRVKTEIASLAALQPHNVTLVKNGLEYPVAVESVQVDEIIVIRPGERIGLDGEIVDGTTHIDEATITGESVPVSKGTGDHVFAGTINQAGYIRVRVTKRASDTVLSKIIELVEQAQKNKSRTESMVSRFSHRYTPIVVAASLLLALFSFIAGATPQQALYRGLTLLVTSCPCAFAIAIPVSMVSAITGFAKNGILVKGSRHIETLSKVTTVAFDKTGTLTEGRLQVQNVCLHSEFDGDEILRVAASLEQRSEHPIAMAILAEAQVRGLELSDVDEFRVMPGMGVAGNISGTTHRAGNLKLLSTEKVRVAIKEGHHCGNGSLVYVFRGDRHLGTISLGDTTRRDSAATIKRLKDMGLRSIMVTGDNQQTAEEVASQLGIDEVRANLMPADKVRIVEELSKSGTVMMLGDGINDAPALARADVSVAMGAASSDAAIEAADVALMKDDISRVPQLVKKARRTMRIIRTNVAFSLGAKGIVAILAVLGLAPLWLAIAAGDMGVTFIVVANALRLAGRD